TTAATTTGAAATCCATTCGTAAATTGACCCTTAATCCGTATTCCTGCGATACAATTTCTCTATAATATATAGATAAATAAAGGATAACGATTAATTGAATACCCCCCACACCGAACATCAGTCACTTCAAACTGAAAGCTTCCAAAAGGAATTCACCTCGTATGCCGGGCTGGCCTTGGTTGGGCAATGCCTGGAGTTCCTCAATATTGAAGTGGTTGTCGATGGACGGATACCGGTTTCTCAGGGCATTAAAACGTCCGACGTGGTGAAATCGGTGACAGACCCGCTCAGCATCGGCCAGAGTGACTTCGAGGCGTTTGACACACCGACGACCCGGTGGAAATCATGGCTTGGCACCTGAAAACCCGCGAAGGCAAGGCCCGCTATGCCAAGCGCAAATGTACGGTGGAATCCGTATTCGGGATCATCAAGCAGGTACTTGGCTTTCGCCAGTTCTCGCTACGCGGGCTGGACGCGGTGACCAGGGAATGGAAGCTGGTGGCTATGGCATTTAATCTGAAACGAATGTATGCGCTGGCCGGAGCATAGCTCCGCCGAACCCAACGATAGGGCTGCATATCGAACAACCAAGCGGGATCGCTTCTGCATCAATCCTCAAGATCGGCTGAGCAACTGAATCGATAGCTTGAGGGCTTAGATAATTTGGCTGACGCTGGGTTTTCGGTTTGAAAAAAACTTAAGCCCGACAGGCTCCTAGCGCCCTGCAATCCGCCCGTATGCACAGCAACAATACGCTGCCCAGGCTTGAAATAGCCTTTTTGCAGCAAATCAAATACGGCAAAAAGCAGCTTCCCGGTATACACCGACTCTAAGGTTATACGGTGTGACGCGTAAAATTGTCGCATAAATTGCCTTAATTCGGGGGGGGATTTGGCAAACCCGCCAAAATGATAGTCTAGGACGATTTGCCAATTAGTATAGATCTGATTTTGAGGCAATAACTGTTTAACTTCATCGTTTAGAAAAGCCGCCCCCTTCAAGGCTGCAACACCTGTAACTCGGCAATGAGCGGGGACTGCAGAAATCAACCCGGCCAGAGTGGTGCCGGTACCGCACGCTACTAACAGATGGTCGAAATCAATCGCCATCTCGGCGGCAATTTCAGCCACGCCTTTTAATGCCAAGGAATTCGCGCCACCTTCCGGCACCCAATACTGACTTGCGGACAAGCCCGGCAAATCATTGTTTTTATAGGCGCGCAGCTCTCGATAAGCGCTGCGAGGCACAAAGTGTAAGGTCATACCCCATTTTTTTAAGTCCTGCAAAGTCGGATTGAAAATTTCAGGCGGTTCGCCGCGTACATAACCTATGGTTTTCAACCCCAAGTATTTTCCGGCAAAAGCCAACGCGTGCAGATGATTGGAATAGGCTCCACCCATGCTTACCAAGGTGTCAGCGCCGTTAACAAGTGCCTCGTTCAGCAGGTATTTCAACTTGCGCCATTTGTTACCGGAGATGACCGGGTGTAACAAATCGTCCCGTTTAATCCATAACTGTATCTGCCTACTGGATAAAGCAGGATCGATAATGGGCGATAAAGTCGACAGACCAAAACTACTTTCCAACGCACGTAAGCGGGGGTGTAAAGTAGTCACGCCTACGCTTGTTTGATTGCCCAAGCAATGTCGGCCGCCTGCCGGTTGGCTTTGATATCGTGCACCCTGAACAACGTTACACCCGCCATGACACCCAATGCCGTCGTTACCGCGGTCGCAGTCACCAACTCATCCGGCTCGGAAACGTGACAAATACTACCCATAAAGCGCTTGCGGCTGGTACCCAACAATACCGGAAATCCCAAATCAACGAACTGATTTAGACTCGCTAACAAAGCGATATTGTCCTGTTTACGTTTACCGAAACCAATACCAGGATCGACGGCAATCCGCTCGGCTTTGATACCGGCAGCCAGCGCAGCTTCAATGCGTTGCTGTAAATGGGCTTTGACTTCAAACACCACATCGCAATATTTCGGGTTATCCTGCATGGTTTTAGGTGAACCTTGCTTATGCATCAGGATAATCGGGCAAGCGTGGGCGGCTGCGATTACCAACATGTATTCATCGTCCAGACCTGCGGAAATATCGTTTATTACAACCGCACCAGCCTGCAAACCAGCCACCGCCACCTTGCTCAGCGTAGTATCGATACTGATAGCCAGGGCGGGAAAGTTGGCGTGTATGGCTTTGATGACCGGTACCACTCGCCGAATTTGTTCCTCCGCCGATACCGGTTCCGAACCGGGACGCGTCGACTCCCCGCCCACATCGACTATATCCACCCCCTCCTGCAGCATCAAATCAACCTGCTGCAGCGCTGCATCAAGCGTGTTATAGCGGCCGCCGTCGGAAAAACTGTCCGGGGTTACATTGAGTATGCCCATGAGTTTAGGCGGTGTATTTAAGTTGAACATTGAAAACGGTAACCGAGCGTGATGTGCGTTAGAAAATAAGCCGACAATGCCGATGAGCTTCAAAAATCAGCTAAGCTTAGGCTGATAATTTTATCTCAGGCAGGACTACGATGGCAGAAAATGAACGCATTCTGATTGGTCACTTGGTGGAAGTACGCGGCAACGGTATGGAAGCTCGTATCATCGAAGAGCACTCGACGGCTGCGCCGATTATCAAAGTAGGTGACGAAGAAATTTTAGCCGGTAACTTAGGTTCCTATGTCATGATTCGGCAATCCGACATTGGTGTGTTAGCGTTGGTCTTTAAGATGTGGGAACGCGACCGCTTCGACAGTTTGGGTAACCGGTCATCCGACCGCTTCATTTCCTTGATACCGGTTGGCGAACTCAGCGATAACAACACCTTTGTACGCGGCGTGCGCCATTACCCTACCCCTGGCGCAAACGTTTATGCTGTCGGCCTCAACGAAATCAATGCCATTTTTGTAAAATTTCGCGAGTATCAGTTTTTCATCGGCCAGCTGGCTTCGCATAAGGACTACCATTTAAGCTTGGACCCGCGTGCTTTGTTCGGCCGCCACTTTGCCATTCTCGGCCAATCCGGCTCCGGTAAATCCTGGACCGTAACCAGTTTAATTCAGCATACTATCCAGGCCATGCCGAAAACGCATTTAGTGATGCTGGATTTACACGGCGAATATTGCTGGAAAAATGATAATGGCCAAATCGAATCCGCATTTCCACGCGAAATGGTGAATTATGTCGATGCCTTGGAACTGGAAATGCCGTATTGGATGATGTCTTATGCCGAGTTAGTGGATCTGTTCATCGACAAGGATGACCGTGGCGCCTCCATGCAAATGGCTTTCATGCGCGAGGTGTTGCAACAATTAAAACGTAAGGAAGCCAAGGAAATCGGTTTGGGTGCGGTATCCATCGATACGCCGATTTATTTTTCGCTGGCGGAAATGTATATGCAATTCAAAGCCGCCAACGAAGAGCGCAAGGATTTCGGCAAGACTCACGGCGCCTTGTTCGGCCAGTTCGATCAGTTTCTGGTGAGAATGCAAAGTCGTTTCAACGACGTCCGTTACGACTTTTTGCTAAAACCCAAAAAACGCACCAGTTCGGCCAGCATGGCGGATTTATTGAGGCAATTCATCGGTTTGGGCAAGCAGAAATCCAATATTACCGTGGTTGATTTAAGCTCGGTACCCACCGACGTCAGGCCAGCCGTGTCGGCGCAGGTAGGCCGGTTAGCCTACGAATTTAACTATTGGAATCCAAAGCGGCGCGAATTCCCCATTACACTGATCTGCGAGGAAGCGCACGCCTATATTCCACGCGAAAAAGGCGGTCAGTTCGAGGGCACCAAAAAAATGATGGAACGGATTGCCAAGGAAGGCCGTAAATACGGTGTATCCATTGGTGTCGTGAGTCAAAGGCCGACCGAGTTATCGGAAACCATGTTGGCGCAATGCAGTACATTCATCTGCCTTAGAACCACCAACCCGGACGACCAGGAGTATATCCGTGGCTTGGTTCCCGAAGCCGAAGGCGACTTAACCGACATTCTGACATCTTTAGGGCGTGGTGAGGCATTGGTATTAGGCGAAGCGGCACCACTACCCACTCGGGTGCAAATCTATCGTCCCAATCCGGAACCAAAAAGTAACGATGTGGATTATTTTACCGGCTGGCGGGAAGGCCCGGATGACCTGGATGTGGAAGGCATCGTCAACAACTGGCGCACGCAAACCCGCCAGTAACCGGGACGATACCCTCATCAAATCCGCATGGGACAATGAGTTGAACCCTGCAGTGGTAACTGTTCTAAATTTTTATTTTGCTATCTAAAACGATAGTTTGTTCGGACTGCTGTTCCGCTTCTAATTTTTTACGCTTGTCGCATTTTTCCTCGCAAACGCAATTACCCGTGCCTCCGCACGAACCTTTGATGGCATTTCGGCCGAAGATAACCCCTACGGCCATGATAGCAATCACTACCAACATAAATAAAAAAGTCGCTATAAAGTAACCCATACTCATCTTCCTATTTTTCAATCGCTCTGAAAATAAAAAACGAGGAGAAATCGTTAGATCGCTCCTCGTTCCTTGTCAGCGAAAAGTGAATTTAGCCGCCGAAATCGTCCAACATGATATTTTCAGGATCGACACCATTAGCTAAAAGCATGTTAATCACCGATGAGTTCATGATTGGAGGTCCGCACATGTAGTACTCACAGTCTTCCGGATTCGGGTGGTTTTTCAGAAACTCTTCGAACAAGACGTTGTGAATAAAACCGGTATAACCTTTCCAGTTGTCTTCCGGCAACGCATCCGACAATGCCACGTGCCATTCGAAATTATCATTTTCCTTGGCCAGCATATCGAAATCTTCTACATAGAACATTTCTCGTTTGCTACGTGCGCCATACCAGAAGGTCATTTTACGCTTGGACTTCAGTCTGCGTAATTGATCAAAGATGTGCGAACGCATCGGCGCCATACCGGCACCGCCGCCGATAAAGACCATTTCCGCGTCGGTGTCTTTAGCAAAGAATTCCCCGTATGGGCCTGAGACAAAGACTTTATCGCCAGGTTTCAAATTAAAAATAAAAGATGACATAACGCCTGGCGGAATGCCGTCCGGCGCGCCCGGAGGCGGCGTGGCGATACGCACGTTCAGCATGATTTCTTTCTCTTCAGGATAGGAAGCCATGGAATAAGCACGCAAAGCAGGTTCTTTTACCTCGGAGACATAACGCCACAGATTGAATTTATCCCAATCGGGACGATATTCTTCCGCAACGTCCATATCCGCATATTTCGACACGTGCGGTGGGCATTCGATTTGAATATAACCGCCGGCACGATAGTCAATGGATTCGCCTTCAGGCAATTCCAATACCAGTTCTTTAATGAACGTGGCTACGTTATCGTTGGATTTAACGGTACATTCCCATTTTTTAACCCCGAATACGCTGTCTTCAACCTCAATATCCATGTCGTGTTTGACCGATACTTGGCAAGCCAGACGTTCGCCTTCCGCAGCCTCGCGTTTGGTGATGTGCGACATTTCGGTGGGCAGAATATCTCCGCCACCGCTATGTACTTTGACTTTGCACTGACCGCAAGTACCGCCGCCGCCACAGGCAGAGGATACGAACAATTGATTGTCGGCGAGAGCTGTTAAAAGTTTGGAGCCTACCGGAACATGGATTTTCTTCTCATCATTGATCAGAATTTCCACATCCCCAGAGGCTACCAGCTTGCTTTTCGCGCCGATGATCAAAAACACCAGCGCAATCACGATAACCGTGAAGAAAATAACACCTAATGCAATTTCCAGCATTACGATACCCTTATAATTGAATTCCAGAGAAAGCCATGAAGCCTAGAGACATCAAGCCGGCTGTGATGAAAGTGATACCCAAACCTTGTAATGCCGCGGGAATATCACTGTATTTAAGTTTCTCGCGCACACCTGCCAATACTGTGATTGCCAGTGCCCAACCGAAACCGCTACCAATACCGTAGACTACGCTTTCGCTAAAGTTGTAGTCGCGCTCTATCATGAACAAGCTACCGGCCAAAATGGCGCAGTTCACGGTAATCAAGGGTAAAAAGATACCCAGAGCGTGATACAAAGCTGGAAAATACTTATCCAGCGTCATTTCCAGAATCTGCACCAGAGCGGCAATCATACCGATACAACTCAACAGACTCAAAAAGCTCAAATCGACACCGGTGATGCCCAACCAAGCCAGAGCATCTTCTTTCAGCAGTGTTTGGTAAATGAAGTTATTGGCCGGCACAGTCAAAGTCTGTACCACCATAACTGCAATACCCAAGCCCATGGCCGTGGAAATTTTCTTGGAAACCGCCAAAAAGGTACACATCCCCAAAAAGAACGACAGCGCCAGGTTTTCAATGAAAACCGCTTTAATAAATAAGCTGATATAAGCTTCCATTAGTGGTGCCCTCCTTCACCATGCGCAATCGACATGATTTTGAACTCGTTATGCTCAACTTGTTTGGGTTTCCAGGTACGAAACGCCCAAATAATCAAGCCGATGATAAAAAACGCACTTGGAGGTAACAGCATCATGCCGTTAGGCACGTACCATCCGCCATCCTGGACCAAAGGCAGTACCTCAAATCCCAATAACTTACCGGAACCCAAGGTTTCTCTGAATAAGGCGACCAAGACCAAAATCAAGCTATAGCCCAAACCATTACCGACACCATCGATAAAGCTTTGCAACGGTGGGTTTTTCATCGCATAGGCTTCGGCGCGCCCCATGACGATACAGTTGGTAATAATCAAACCAACGAAAACCGACAGTTTTTTGCTGATTTCAAAAGCAAAGGCTTTCAGCACCTGATCGACCACGATTACCAATGAGGCGATGATGATCATTTGCACGATAATCCGGATACTGCCAGGCGTGTGCTTGCGCACCGCGCTGATGGCCGCACTGGAGCAGGCAGTAACGGAGGTCAATGCCAGCGCCATGATTAGCGATGTAGACATTTGCGAAGTTACCGCCAGCGCAGAACACACCCCGAGCACCTGCAAGGTAATCGGGTTGTTGTCGACCAACGGTTCGAATAATACTTTTTTAGTTTCTTTATCCATGATCAAGCCCCTTAACCGTTATTTCTAATCTTGTTCAGATAAGCAGCGAAACCTTCATCCCCCATCCAATATTGGATCAGGTTGCTGACACCCCGACTGGTCAAGGTTGCACCGGCCAAGCCGTCAACTTTGTAGACTGAATCAGCACGACTGGTATCGACAGTGCCCTTAACCAAGGTTAACGCCACTTCGCCGCTCTCGTTATAAACCTTTTTACCTTTCCACAACGCGCGCCAATTAGGGTTTACTACCTCACCACCCAAGCCCGGCGTTTCGCCTTGGTCATAAAGATTGATGCTTTGAACGGTTTGCCCATCGGCTTCCAAAGCCAAAAATCCGTACATAGTGGACCACAAGCCATAACCGTTAACAGGTAAAATAATGGATTGCAACTGATCGCCGTTTTTAACCAAAAAGACTTTGGCGACCTTGGCTTTTACGCGGATGCTGGCAATATCCTTTTCTACCGGAATCACTTCGTTTTGCGCAGGATCCTTGGCGGCTTTGCGCTGATCGTATTCATCGACGTTGCCGTCAACATATTCGCCAGTCGCCAAGTCTACCAATTTGGCTTCGATGCGCTCTTTGAACGCTTGGTCAATATCCGTTCCGTCATCCAACAACCCGGCAACATCAAGAATATTTTTCTTCATGTCCAAGGCTTTGTTGTAGTTTTGTAACGGTCTTAGAGCTACTGTGGCAAGCGATACTAATACTGCGCAAACCAGACACAATGCCAAGGCAACTGCTACGGTTTTTTCCAGACTGTCGTTGTTTAACGCCAGAACCTTGTCGCGATAAACTTTAAACTGTTCGTAATATTTGCAGAGCTGCTCGTTATACTTGCAGGTTTTTTTCTCGGCATTAAGCATGGCGTTTGATCCTTCTTCTAATATTTGCTTGGACAACAAAGTAATCTATCAATGGTGCAAACATGTTGGAGAAAAGGATGGCCAGCATCATGCCCTCGGGGAATGCAGGATTGACAACCCGGATCAGCACAACCATAAAACCGATCATTACACCGTATATCCAGCGGCCTGTATCGGTCACGGCGGCGGACACCGGATCGGTCGCCATATAAACCATGCCGAAGGCGAAACCGCCCATCACCAAATGCCAATACCAGGGGGTAGCAAACATATGATTGGTGCTGCTGCCCACCACATTTAACAATGTAGACATGGCGATCATGCCGATCATAACTCCACCCATGATGCGATATGACGCTACACGGGTATACAGCAAAAATGCCGCGCCCAACAGACAGGCCAGAGTAGATGTTTCACCCATGGAACCGGGGATGAACCCCAAAAACGCCTGAAACCAACCGAACGTGGCTTGTATGTTCTCCACGCCACCCGCAGCACCTAATGACAATGCGGTAGCGCCGCTGAAGCCATCGGCCGCAACCCATACCGCATCGCCGGAAATCGATGCCGGATACGCAAAGAATAGAAAGGCACGACCGGTCAGTGCCGGATTCAAAAAGTTCTTGCCGGTACCACCGAACACTTCCTTGCCCAATACGATACCGAACGAGATACCCAGGGCGACTTGCCACAACGGCATGTCAGGCGGCAGGATCAGCGTGTACAGCATCGAAGACACCAAAAAGCCTTCGTTAACCTCGTGTTTACGCACAGTGGCAAACAACACTTCCCAAATACCGCCTACCGCCAGGGTGGTAAAGTAAATCGGGAAGAAATACAGCATGCCGTGAACCAGGCATGACAGTGGGTTGTAAGGATTGTAGCCAAACAATACCATCGGGATACGGCGCCAGTTATCGATGGACTCTTTACCCATGGCCTCCAAGGCCAGATTGGCTTGATAACCGGTGTTATACCAAGCCATCAAAACACAGAATGCCGTGGCGATAACCACAAAAGTCATGGTGCGCTTCAGGTCGTTGCCGTCGCGAACATGGGTTTTACCGCGCGTTACATCGGTCGGTGTATAGATGAAAGTATCCACCATCTCATAGAGACCGTAATACTTTTCAAGCTTACCGCCCTTTGTAAAATGCGGCTCTATGCTATCTAAAATATCTCTAGCCGACATTTATCCTTCCTTCTCAATTTTAGTTAAATTAGCTCTGAGCACAGGTGCGAAATCATGTTTACCGGGGTCGACAAACGTAAACAAGGACACATCCTCCTCGTTTAATTCAAGACATCCCAGCGCTTGCGCGGTATCGCTATCGCCAACCACTATTGCTTTCAGCAAAGGCGTTGCCAGGATATCGAGCGGCATGACCGATTCATAGACGCCAACCGGCACAATGGCGCGATTACTGCCGTTTTTATCGGTCGTTAGCGGAAACTGCCGACCTGTTTGGCGATCCTTGCTGGATACATAAACATTCATCGCCGAGTATTTATTTTTACCCGGAACAATCCAACCGAACAGTTCGCGTTCGCGGCCTTCTTTCAACGCAGAAACCTGCAAGGAGTTTGCGCCTAGAAAAGCAAATGGGCCCGTTGCTTCATGACCGTACAGCACGGAACCGGAAATCACCCGATTCTCAACATCCTGCAATTCGCCCGCAACCAAGTCGTCCAAACTGGCACCGACGCGGGTACGCACCAAACGAGGATTTTTAACGGTGGGGCCAGCCAGTGAAACGATTCGTTCCACATTCAATTTGCCGGTAGTAAACAGCGCACCGATGGCGATGACCGCTTGATAATCGATATGCCAGACAAATTTATTGACATTGACGGGATCGATAACATGAATGTGAGTACTGGGCAACCCCGCCGGATGCGGGCCGGAAAACTCGGCAACTTGAACCGTGGAGTGGCTAACCACGTCGGCACCGCTGGCTTTGCATAGGTAAGTCTTACCGGTGGTCAGCTTGGAAATCACGCTCAAACCATTCGCAAAGTCGCCGGCGCGATCTTTGATGATCACCGCAGGATTGGCGGCCAAGGGACGCGTATCAATTGCAGTAACAAAAATAGAGCTGGGCACGTTGTCGACCGTCGGCACTTTACCGTACGGACGAGTGACGAAAGACGTCCAAAGACCGGATGCCAACAGGTTTTCTTTGACTTGTTCCGCCGTTAGATTGGCTAAATCGGCTTCTTTGTAGCTAACAAACTTTTCCTGTTCATTGCCTTTTAATTCAATGACGACTGAAAGTAAGGCGCGCTTATCACCGCGATTAATGGCCTTGACGATGCCGGCACCGGGAGCGGTAAAGTTAACGCCCGGATTTTTCTTATCGGAAAACAAGACTTGGCCCAATTTGACCTTGTCGCCTTCCGCCACCATCATCTTCGGTTTCAAGCCCACAAAATCGTTACCCAACAGGGCCACCGATTTGATGCTATTACCATCTGTTATGTTTTGTTCGGGCCCGCCCGTTATGGGCAAATCCAAACCTTTCTTAATTGTAAATTGCATAATTGTTACGCCTGCTCTCCAGACAAATTGCAGCCAAAAGCCCTTTGAGAACCACAAAACCCAAAGGACAGTTCAAGACATAAAACCGCGACATTACATCACAAGTTACAGGCCGACTCAACGTCAAATAGCCCGCGCAGACCATAATTAGCCAAGACTAATACCCTGTATCAACTCAGATATCCACCACCTTATTAATGTCAAAAGCTTCCACGACTCTGCGCCCGATGTAACCGCGCGTATTACTCAAAATTCGCGCATCGGCAATGCGATAATCCCCCATGTTATGCACATGACCGTGAAACCACGCCGCAATTTCGTACTCATGAAACAACGCTTTTAAATCATTGCAATAAGCCATTTTCTTTAAGGCGTTGGGTGTTTCAATCCAGCTCCATTCGGTCGGTGCATGATGGGTAACAACCACTGTTCGACCCTTGAAAGGCTCCGCCAAGCGCTCTTCCAGCCACGCTTTTGCCTCCTCATGCAAAGCTGAAAAATGCCTCTGGTTAAACGATTCGTCCCTAAAGCGGATCTTACGAAAGTCGTTTAAGGTTTTCCCGATAGCCTCGGCCTTGTCTTCGCCATCGATCAAAAGGTCCGCCCATAACGTGCACCCCAGAAAACGTACGTCGTTGATAATATGTTGATCTTTTTCCAAAAACTGAATATTGGTACCCGCACATTCCTGCCGCAGCATACTCAAAACCGCATGGTATTCGCTGTTATAAAACTCGTGATTTCCAGCCACATAAATCACAGGCTTACCGATGGATTTTAACCACGACACACCTTGACTAAACACGCCGATATCGCCGGCCGCCACTACCACATCCGCATCCGTTGCCGGCAAACATTGTTCGCCGAATTCAAGATGTACATCAGAAAAATAATTTATCCGCACAATTTGCTCTTTCGTCTTCCAGCTTAGGGGGTATAATTCGTATTACCTAAGTAATTTACTTGGTATTTTCAGATAACTTTGATTTTTTGCAAACATTAATTCTATGTCGATTAGCCCCAGAAAACACACTCAACAAGTATCGGTCGGAAACATTAAAGTCGGCGGAGGCGCGCCGATTGTGGTGCAATCCATGACCAATACGGATACCGCTGATGTTGCAGGAAGCGTTCAACAGATTATGGAATTATCCACGGCCGGCTCTGAAATGGTTCGCATCACAGTCAATACCGAAGAGGCCGCCAAAGCTGTACCCGAAATAGTCAATCAACTGGCACAAAAAGGCTTTTCAGTGCCCATTATCGGCGACTTTCATTTCAACGGCCACAAGTTATTGGAAAAATACCCCGACTGTGCGCAAGCTCTGGCGAAATACCGCATCAATCCCGGCAACGTCGGCAAGGGCAAGGCCCGCGACCCGCAATTCCAACAAATGATCGAATTCGCCTGCAAATACGACAAACCGGTGCGTATCGGCGTCAACGGCGGTAGCTTGGATCAGGCTGTGTTAACCCGCCTGTTAGACGAAAACAGATTGTTGGCCGACCCAAAGGAATTGCCCGCCATTACCCGGGAAGCGATTGTATTGTCCGCACTGGAAAGCGCTGCTAAAGCTCAAGAACTCGGCTTGGGCAAAGACAAGATCATTCTGT
This sequence is a window from Methylomonas methanica MC09. Protein-coding genes within it:
- a CDS encoding ATP-binding protein produces the protein MAENERILIGHLVEVRGNGMEARIIEEHSTAAPIIKVGDEEILAGNLGSYVMIRQSDIGVLALVFKMWERDRFDSLGNRSSDRFISLIPVGELSDNNTFVRGVRHYPTPGANVYAVGLNEINAIFVKFREYQFFIGQLASHKDYHLSLDPRALFGRHFAILGQSGSGKSWTVTSLIQHTIQAMPKTHLVMLDLHGEYCWKNDNGQIESAFPREMVNYVDALELEMPYWMMSYAELVDLFIDKDDRGASMQMAFMREVLQQLKRKEAKEIGLGAVSIDTPIYFSLAEMYMQFKAANEERKDFGKTHGALFGQFDQFLVRMQSRFNDVRYDFLLKPKKRTSSASMADLLRQFIGLGKQKSNITVVDLSSVPTDVRPAVSAQVGRLAYEFNYWNPKRREFPITLICEEAHAYIPREKGGQFEGTKKMMERIAKEGRKYGVSIGVVSQRPTELSETMLAQCSTFICLRTTNPDDQEYIRGLVPEAEGDLTDILTSLGRGEALVLGEAAPLPTRVQIYRPNPEPKSNDVDYFTGWREGPDDLDVEGIVNNWRTQTRQ
- the folP gene encoding dihydropteroate synthase is translated as MFNLNTPPKLMGILNVTPDSFSDGGRYNTLDAALQQVDLMLQEGVDIVDVGGESTRPGSEPVSAEEQIRRVVPVIKAIHANFPALAISIDTTLSKVAVAGLQAGAVVINDISAGLDDEYMLVIAAAHACPIILMHKQGSPKTMQDNPKYCDVVFEVKAHLQQRIEAALAAGIKAERIAVDPGIGFGKRKQDNIALLASLNQFVDLGFPVLLGTSRKRFMGSICHVSEPDELVTATAVTTALGVMAGVTLFRVHDIKANRQAADIAWAIKQA
- the nqrM gene encoding (Na+)-NQR maturation NqrM, which produces MGYFIATFLFMLVVIAIMAVGVIFGRNAIKGSCGGTGNCVCEEKCDKRKKLEAEQQSEQTIVLDSKIKI
- a CDS encoding 1-aminocyclopropane-1-carboxylate deaminase/D-cysteine desulfhydrase; this translates as MTTLHPRLRALESSFGLSTLSPIIDPALSSRQIQLWIKRDDLLHPVISGNKWRKLKYLLNEALVNGADTLVSMGGAYSNHLHALAFAGKYLGLKTIGYVRGEPPEIFNPTLQDLKKWGMTLHFVPRSAYRELRAYKNNDLPGLSASQYWVPEGGANSLALKGVAEIAAEMAIDFDHLLVACGTGTTLAGLISAVPAHCRVTGVAALKGAAFLNDEVKQLLPQNQIYTNWQIVLDYHFGGFAKSPPELRQFMRQFYASHRITLESVYTGKLLFAVFDLLQKGYFKPGQRIVAVHTGGLQGARSLSGLSFFQTENPASAKLSKPSSYRFSCSADLED
- a CDS encoding Na(+)-translocating NADH-quinone reductase subunit C; translation: MLNAEKKTCKYNEQLCKYYEQFKVYRDKVLALNNDSLEKTVAVALALCLVCAVLVSLATVALRPLQNYNKALDMKKNILDVAGLLDDGTDIDQAFKERIEAKLVDLATGEYVDGNVDEYDQRKAAKDPAQNEVIPVEKDIASIRVKAKVAKVFLVKNGDQLQSIILPVNGYGLWSTMYGFLALEADGQTVQSINLYDQGETPGLGGEVVNPNWRALWKGKKVYNESGEVALTLVKGTVDTSRADSVYKVDGLAGATLTSRGVSNLIQYWMGDEGFAAYLNKIRNNG
- a CDS encoding NADH:ubiquinone reductase (Na(+)-transporting) subunit B, which translates into the protein MSARDILDSIEPHFTKGGKLEKYYGLYEMVDTFIYTPTDVTRGKTHVRDGNDLKRTMTFVVIATAFCVLMAWYNTGYQANLALEAMGKESIDNWRRIPMVLFGYNPYNPLSCLVHGMLYFFPIYFTTLAVGGIWEVLFATVRKHEVNEGFLVSSMLYTLILPPDMPLWQVALGISFGIVLGKEVFGGTGKNFLNPALTGRAFLFFAYPASISGDAVWVAADGFSGATALSLGAAGGVENIQATFGWFQAFLGFIPGSMGETSTLACLLGAAFLLYTRVASYRIMGGVMIGMIAMSTLLNVVGSSTNHMFATPWYWHLVMGGFAFGMVYMATDPVSAAVTDTGRWIYGVMIGFMVVLIRVVNPAFPEGMMLAILFSNMFAPLIDYFVVQANIRRRIKRHA
- a CDS encoding NADH:ubiquinone reductase (Na(+)-transporting) subunit D: MDKETKKVLFEPLVDNNPITLQVLGVCSALAVTSQMSTSLIMALALTSVTACSSAAISAVRKHTPGSIRIIVQMIIIASLVIVVDQVLKAFAFEISKKLSVFVGLIITNCIVMGRAEAYAMKNPPLQSFIDGVGNGLGYSLILVLVALFRETLGSGKLLGFEVLPLVQDGGWYVPNGMMLLPPSAFFIIGLIIWAFRTWKPKQVEHNEFKIMSIAHGEGGHH
- the nqrE gene encoding NADH:ubiquinone reductase (Na(+)-transporting) subunit E translates to MEAYISLFIKAVFIENLALSFFLGMCTFLAVSKKISTAMGLGIAVMVVQTLTVPANNFIYQTLLKEDALAWLGITGVDLSFLSLLSCIGMIAALVQILEMTLDKYFPALYHALGIFLPLITVNCAILAGSLFMIERDYNFSESVVYGIGSGFGWALAITVLAGVREKLKYSDIPAALQGLGITFITAGLMSLGFMAFSGIQL
- the nqrF gene encoding NADH:ubiquinone reductase (Na(+)-transporting) subunit F, encoding MLEIALGVIFFTVIVIALVFLIIGAKSKLVASGDVEILINDEKKIHVPVGSKLLTALADNQLFVSSACGGGGTCGQCKVKVHSGGGDILPTEMSHITKREAAEGERLACQVSVKHDMDIEVEDSVFGVKKWECTVKSNDNVATFIKELVLELPEGESIDYRAGGYIQIECPPHVSKYADMDVAEEYRPDWDKFNLWRYVSEVKEPALRAYSMASYPEEKEIMLNVRIATPPPGAPDGIPPGVMSSFIFNLKPGDKVFVSGPYGEFFAKDTDAEMVFIGGGAGMAPMRSHIFDQLRRLKSKRKMTFWYGARSKREMFYVEDFDMLAKENDNFEWHVALSDALPEDNWKGYTGFIHNVLFEEFLKNHPNPEDCEYYMCGPPIMNSSVINMLLANGVDPENIMLDDFGG